The Sphingobacterium bambusae genome includes a window with the following:
- a CDS encoding SixA phosphatase family protein → METKSLYIIRHGTAEEHSFTKDDFSRDLVEKGIARSHLVSEKIKKKISLADERTLIISSTANRAAQTALIFARTLGYPEDRIMWEPSIYEAHYLLILKRLNDIPAQYDRVLLFGHNPGLSDLVDYIADDYINLKTAHVACLTLEEGLDYSTLSANTAHLDAIVDESI, encoded by the coding sequence ATGGAAACAAAATCACTCTATATCATCCGACATGGAACGGCAGAAGAACATTCTTTTACGAAGGATGATTTTAGCCGTGATCTCGTAGAAAAAGGAATTGCACGATCTCATTTGGTATCAGAAAAGATAAAGAAGAAAATCTCCCTTGCGGATGAGCGTACGTTAATTATTTCATCTACGGCCAACCGTGCAGCGCAAACCGCCCTAATCTTTGCACGCACGCTCGGCTATCCCGAAGACAGGATCATGTGGGAGCCATCCATCTATGAGGCCCATTATCTCTTAATCTTAAAACGACTAAATGATATACCAGCACAATATGATCGCGTATTGTTGTTCGGACATAATCCGGGGCTCTCCGATTTGGTTGATTATATTGCCGACGACTATATCAACCTAAAGACGGCTCATGTTGCCTGCTTGACCTTAGAAGAAGGACTTGACTACTCGACATTATCCGCAAATACCGCTCATTTGGATGCGATTGTTGACGAGTCGATCTAA
- the mnmD gene encoding tRNA (5-methylaminomethyl-2-thiouridine)(34)-methyltransferase MnmD, which translates to MEFVITGDGSSTLYHPEVGEHYHSKHGALQESRHVFLETGLAFFLQKEDIKEAAVLEVGFGTGLNFLLTADYAAKAEVAINYCGIEAFPLEEALIFATGYDQFVHADLWHTFTEQYGPALQQKVMVSPQVQLHIAHEKLLNFTSDDKFDVIYFDAFAAIHQPEMWTDEALAKVCSFLKVGGVFVTYAITGNLKRSMKALGFAVEKAPGAPGKREMLRAIKM; encoded by the coding sequence ATGGAATTCGTTATTACGGGAGATGGGTCGTCTACGCTCTACCATCCAGAGGTAGGGGAGCATTACCATTCTAAGCATGGGGCGCTGCAGGAAAGTCGTCATGTGTTTTTGGAGACAGGACTGGCTTTTTTCTTGCAAAAGGAGGATATCAAGGAGGCTGCCGTGCTGGAAGTGGGTTTTGGTACAGGATTGAATTTCCTGCTGACGGCAGATTACGCCGCTAAAGCGGAGGTTGCTATCAACTACTGCGGTATTGAAGCTTTTCCTTTAGAAGAAGCGCTAATTTTCGCAACAGGCTACGATCAATTCGTGCATGCAGACCTGTGGCACACATTCACCGAACAGTATGGACCCGCTTTACAGCAGAAGGTGATGGTATCACCACAGGTACAGTTGCATATTGCCCATGAAAAGTTGTTGAATTTTACAAGTGACGATAAATTTGACGTTATTTATTTTGATGCCTTTGCGGCTATTCATCAGCCCGAAATGTGGACAGATGAAGCGCTGGCCAAGGTTTGTTCCTTTTTGAAAGTCGGTGGTGTATTCGTCACCTATGCAATTACTGGCAATTTGAAGCGTTCCATGAAAGCGCTTGGCTTTGCTGTGGAGAAAGCTCCCGGCGCACCTGGAAAACGGGAAATGTTGCGTGCAATAAAAATGTAA
- a CDS encoding Rossmann-like and DUF2520 domain-containing protein — MKITILGSGNVATHLGKAFLKAGHRIQQVYSRNLANAQALALLLDATAVNSLEMIQTDADLYLLAVSDQAIGSIAAALPQSLRGIVVHCSGATSIESLAHFQQYGVIYPPQSLRKENDSAVSAIPFGVEGYPLATGNILLQLMQKIAPKSFSCNSQQRLALHVAAVFANNFTNSLFQISFELLQAQGLPFDLIHPIMLETVQKALQQEPRSVQTGPAQRGDKLTIEKHLQFISEMPNWVKIYQQLTEEISSKKDK; from the coding sequence ATGAAGATCACGATTTTAGGCAGCGGCAATGTCGCTACGCATCTTGGAAAAGCTTTCCTAAAGGCTGGCCATCGCATCCAACAGGTATACAGCAGAAATTTGGCCAATGCGCAAGCATTGGCCTTGCTATTAGACGCCACCGCAGTCAACAGCCTAGAGATGATACAAACAGATGCTGATCTGTATCTGCTTGCGGTAAGCGATCAAGCAATCGGCTCGATAGCCGCTGCACTTCCGCAAAGTCTACGTGGCATTGTCGTGCATTGTTCGGGCGCCACCTCCATAGAATCCCTAGCTCATTTTCAACAGTATGGGGTGATCTATCCACCACAAAGCCTTCGAAAAGAAAATGATAGCGCCGTCTCAGCAATCCCCTTTGGCGTTGAGGGATATCCCCTTGCAACGGGAAATATACTCCTGCAGCTGATGCAAAAGATTGCACCGAAATCTTTCTCCTGCAATAGCCAGCAGCGCCTAGCGCTGCATGTCGCAGCAGTCTTTGCCAATAATTTCACCAACAGCCTCTTCCAAATCAGCTTTGAGCTCCTGCAAGCGCAGGGCCTACCCTTCGATCTGATCCATCCTATTATGCTGGAGACCGTACAAAAAGCCCTGCAGCAGGAACCACGGAGCGTCCAAACGGGACCAGCACAGCGTGGTGATAAATTGACAATAGAAAAACATTTACAGTTTATTAGCGAAATGCCAAATTGGGTTAAAATATATCAACAACTAACCGAAGAAATCAGCAGTAAAAAGGATAAGTAA
- a CDS encoding cytochrome c maturation protein CcmE domain-containing protein, with protein MKKSSIILIVIIAVAISMILVIYTDSSTYSTFTEAKEKQTELYVVGVLNKEKALHYDPVKDANHFSFFMYDNDSTECQVVFNGSKPQDIERSEQIVLTGRMDGNIFHASKILMKCPSKYNKDQVEVIETTASL; from the coding sequence ATGAAGAAAAGCTCAATTATCTTAATTGTTATTATTGCCGTAGCGATTTCCATGATATTGGTGATCTATACAGACTCGAGTACGTATTCCACTTTTACAGAAGCAAAAGAGAAGCAAACCGAGCTTTATGTGGTAGGGGTATTGAATAAAGAGAAGGCCTTACATTATGATCCGGTGAAGGATGCTAATCATTTTTCGTTTTTTATGTACGACAACGATAGCACAGAATGTCAGGTCGTATTTAACGGTTCCAAGCCGCAAGATATCGAACGCTCGGAGCAGATCGTATTGACCGGAAGGATGGACGGGAACATTTTCCATGCGAGTAAGATCTTGATGAAATGTCCTTCAAAATATAACAAAGATCAAGTCGAGGTGATCGAGACCACAGCCTCTTTGTAG
- a CDS encoding thioredoxin domain-containing protein, which yields MANKLQQENSPYLQQHAENPVEWMPWGSEALQKAKDENKLIIVSIGYSACHWCHVMERESFENEAIAETMNRFYVSIKIDREERPDIDQIYMIAVQLMTNAGGWPLNCICLPDGRPIYGGTYFRPHDWQQVLLQIAQMWEDTPEVAIDYAARLTEGIHKAERLPIARIPAAYTTDDLEAVVAPWKAQFDREDAGYNRVPKFPLPNNWSFFLRYGVLAKDDDILQHVHFTLEKIANGGIYDHIGGGFARYSVDGKWHIPHFEKMLYDNGQLLSLYAEAHQQRPNAKYQRVVAETIRWAKREMQAANGGFYAALDADSEGVEGKYYSFQQAELEEVLGDDAALFIAYYNISEAGNWEEESTNVLNCSMDADRLALESGFSEVEWEAYLQETKQKLYEYREKRIRPGLDHKQLTSWNALLLKGFVDAYRVFQIDDYLLLAQQTANFIRNHCFAADILLHQPADQNREITAFLDDYAFTIEAFIALYEATFDEQWLHDTLRLSDQAINLFYDRDEATFYYTSTAASEQLISRKSEIMDNVIPASSSTMVRNLYRLAEMWDKDDYLAIADQVFANVFPHIKQYGSAYSNWAIQLLEHVYGNNEIALTGEEALTWRKTLDKSYIPNKITMGGTKSSLPLLKDKEGLQSKAYLCRNKTCSLPQTSVVDLLQLLNDNWDSSQIN from the coding sequence ATGGCAAATAAACTTCAACAAGAAAACTCCCCTTATCTACAGCAACATGCGGAAAACCCAGTAGAATGGATGCCCTGGGGATCGGAAGCACTACAAAAGGCCAAGGACGAAAACAAACTGATCATCGTAAGTATCGGTTATTCGGCCTGCCATTGGTGCCATGTTATGGAGCGGGAGAGTTTCGAAAATGAGGCTATTGCCGAGACGATGAATCGATTTTATGTATCTATCAAGATCGATCGCGAAGAGCGACCTGATATCGATCAGATCTACATGATTGCCGTGCAGTTGATGACCAATGCTGGTGGATGGCCGTTGAACTGCATTTGCTTGCCTGATGGGCGACCAATTTACGGAGGCACCTACTTCCGGCCGCACGACTGGCAGCAGGTTTTATTGCAAATCGCCCAAATGTGGGAAGATACGCCAGAGGTAGCCATAGACTACGCGGCACGCCTCACCGAAGGCATTCACAAAGCCGAACGCCTTCCGATAGCCCGTATTCCCGCAGCTTACACAACAGATGACCTAGAAGCGGTCGTTGCGCCATGGAAAGCACAATTTGACAGAGAGGATGCTGGATACAATCGTGTTCCTAAATTTCCCTTACCGAACAATTGGTCATTTTTCTTGCGCTATGGCGTGCTGGCGAAAGACGATGATATCCTACAGCATGTACATTTCACTTTGGAAAAAATTGCCAACGGTGGTATCTACGACCATATCGGTGGTGGCTTTGCTCGCTATTCTGTAGACGGGAAATGGCACATCCCTCATTTTGAAAAAATGCTTTATGACAATGGGCAGTTGCTATCGCTCTATGCCGAGGCTCATCAGCAACGCCCCAACGCAAAGTATCAACGCGTGGTGGCCGAAACGATCAGATGGGCAAAACGCGAAATGCAAGCAGCAAATGGCGGATTTTACGCGGCCCTAGATGCCGATAGCGAAGGCGTTGAGGGCAAATACTACAGTTTCCAACAGGCAGAACTCGAAGAAGTATTGGGCGACGACGCGGCATTGTTTATTGCGTACTATAACATCAGCGAAGCGGGCAATTGGGAAGAAGAAAGCACCAACGTCTTAAACTGTAGCATGGATGCAGACCGCCTCGCCTTGGAAAGTGGCTTTAGCGAAGTTGAATGGGAGGCTTATCTTCAAGAAACTAAGCAGAAGCTGTACGAATATCGTGAAAAACGAATTAGACCGGGACTGGACCATAAACAATTGACCAGTTGGAATGCCTTGCTCTTGAAAGGCTTCGTCGATGCCTATCGCGTGTTCCAAATAGACGATTATCTGCTGCTTGCCCAACAAACGGCTAATTTTATTCGCAACCACTGTTTTGCGGCAGACATTTTGCTCCATCAGCCTGCTGATCAAAACCGTGAAATTACGGCCTTTCTAGACGACTATGCTTTCACCATCGAAGCTTTTATTGCCCTTTACGAAGCAACCTTCGACGAGCAATGGCTACACGACACCCTTCGCCTCAGCGATCAGGCTATAAACCTTTTTTACGATCGTGACGAAGCTACCTTTTATTACACCTCTACAGCCGCCAGCGAACAGTTGATCAGTCGCAAAAGCGAGATCATGGATAATGTGATCCCTGCCTCTTCTTCCACGATGGTGCGCAACCTCTATCGCCTTGCGGAGATGTGGGATAAGGATGATTACCTCGCCATCGCCGATCAGGTTTTCGCAAATGTATTTCCGCACATCAAACAATACGGCTCCGCCTATTCAAATTGGGCCATACAGCTGCTGGAGCATGTGTATGGCAACAATGAGATTGCACTCACCGGCGAGGAAGCGCTTACCTGGCGCAAAACACTGGACAAAAGCTATATTCCTAATAAAATCACCATGGGAGGAACAAAAAGTAGCCTACCTTTGTTAAAGGATAAAGAAGGTTTGCAATCAAAAGCATACCTTTGTCGAAATAAGACCTGTAGCTTACCGCAAACATCTGTGGTAGACCTGCTGCAGTTATTAAATGATAACTGGGATTCATCCCAAATAAATTAA
- a CDS encoding FMN-binding glutamate synthase family protein: MALRKLILGTIVLINLIIVSFGIIFTPSWFWLLLVPFPLLILAVINSTQTKHAILRNYPVVGYFRFFFESIRPEMRQYFWESDTDGRPFNRRQRSIVYQRAKNERETVAFGMQSDPQAIGNEWVAHSVFPCHIENHDLRTTVGNHLCKQPYSLSVFNISAMSYGALSKTAIRALNKGAALQNFAHNTGEGGISPYHISGGDLIWQIGTGYFGCRNEMGMFDAELFTEKATRPYVKMIEIKLSQGAKPGHGGILPAAKNTPEVAAIRHVVPGTDVMSPPAHSAFRSAEEMMHFIQQLRELSGYKPVGFKMCIGDKQEFIDICNAMLSTQIFPDFIAIDGSEGGTGAAPLEFTDNLGMPLYDALTFVTTTLIKFGVKKHIKLIVSSRIITGFDLLKVIALGADACYSARGMMFALGCIQALKCNEDVCPVGVATQRPQLYKALDVQDKYVRVAQFHRNTLRATVEIMEACGFKTLDDVSADKFFRKVDTINTLSFQDIYFRDTGKLVNSHSAFEAQEF; the protein is encoded by the coding sequence ATGGCACTTAGAAAACTAATTCTTGGAACAATAGTTCTCATCAACCTGATCATTGTCTCCTTTGGAATTATATTTACCCCGAGTTGGTTTTGGCTCCTTTTGGTTCCGTTTCCTTTGTTAATCTTAGCCGTCATCAACAGCACACAAACGAAGCATGCAATTCTTCGCAACTATCCTGTAGTCGGTTATTTCCGATTTTTCTTTGAGAGCATACGTCCAGAGATGCGTCAGTATTTTTGGGAATCGGACACCGATGGCAGACCTTTCAATCGTCGGCAACGATCCATTGTTTATCAGCGTGCGAAAAACGAGCGCGAAACTGTTGCCTTCGGTATGCAATCCGATCCACAGGCCATCGGCAACGAATGGGTGGCGCATTCGGTATTTCCGTGTCACATAGAAAACCACGACCTACGTACCACAGTTGGCAACCACCTGTGCAAGCAACCCTACAGCCTTAGTGTGTTCAATATCTCCGCAATGAGTTACGGCGCCCTAAGTAAAACCGCTATTCGTGCGCTGAACAAAGGTGCTGCCCTACAGAATTTTGCGCACAACACTGGCGAGGGAGGAATAAGCCCTTATCATATCAGCGGTGGCGATTTGATATGGCAAATTGGTACAGGCTATTTCGGATGCCGCAATGAGATGGGGATGTTCGATGCGGAACTCTTTACCGAGAAGGCTACACGTCCCTATGTCAAAATGATCGAGATCAAACTTTCCCAAGGCGCAAAACCGGGGCATGGAGGTATTCTTCCAGCGGCAAAAAATACACCCGAAGTAGCAGCAATACGCCACGTGGTGCCTGGCACAGACGTGATGTCACCACCAGCACATAGTGCTTTCCGTTCTGCAGAGGAAATGATGCATTTCATCCAGCAATTGCGTGAGCTGTCGGGCTACAAACCTGTTGGTTTTAAGATGTGTATCGGCGACAAGCAAGAGTTTATCGACATCTGTAACGCCATGCTAAGCACGCAGATCTTTCCGGACTTTATCGCCATCGACGGATCTGAAGGTGGTACCGGTGCAGCGCCACTAGAATTTACCGATAACTTGGGTATGCCGCTTTACGACGCTTTAACCTTCGTAACGACTACACTTATCAAATTCGGTGTCAAAAAACACATCAAACTGATTGTGTCCAGCCGTATCATTACCGGCTTCGATTTACTCAAAGTCATTGCATTGGGTGCCGACGCATGCTACAGTGCACGCGGTATGATGTTTGCCCTCGGTTGTATACAGGCCTTAAAATGTAATGAAGATGTTTGCCCCGTCGGTGTAGCGACACAACGCCCACAGCTTTACAAAGCACTGGATGTCCAAGACAAATACGTGCGCGTAGCACAATTCCACCGCAACACCTTACGTGCAACCGTAGAAATCATGGAAGCCTGCGGCTTTAAAACCTTAGATGATGTATCTGCTGATAAATTCTTCCGGAAAGTGGATACCATAAACACACTCAGCTTTCAAGATATCTATTTCAGGGATACCGGAAAGCTTGTCAACAGTCACAGCGCCTTCGAAGCACAAGAATTTTAA
- the ccsA gene encoding cytochrome c biogenesis protein CcsA yields the protein MDVNYVGEHLLPGQIGQFFVILAFGSAILSCISYFFATQEPENSAWRTMGRIGFWTNLLSVVSIGSLLFYIIYNHFFEYHYAWAHSSRSLPTHFIISSFWEGQEGSFWLWMFWQVVLGSVLLFKAKSWESPVMTFVMLSQSFLASMLIGIEVFGSRIGSSPFILLRDALAAPIFKDPNYLSMIADGSGLNATLQNYWMVIHPPTLFLGFASMIVPFAYAAAGLWTKRFKEWITPGLPWALFAVMVLGAGIIMGSFWAYEALNFGGFWAWDPVENVSIIPWLTLIAAVHVMVAYKNSGHGFFTATFLALISFVLVIYASYLTRSGVLGETSVHSFTSLGMQGQLITFNVTFLLVTILFLVLRNKEMPSTQKEEDIYSREFWLFIGGLVLTVACVQMIATTSIPVFNAIFGTKVAPPIDPIPHYNKYQGAFAVVVMLLTAFTQFLKYKKTDSRKFWAATLASFVMALIIAGLIVYFAKVYSNVMYILLTLTCVFCLLANLRVLGDAFKGKWRLAGSAVAHIGFALLLLGALIAAATNEVMSVNESKYIAVQNFGKEGDKFSDPGENLFLTQDEPVQMGDYRVTYIGDSVAPPNVYYKIKYEQLDEESGKVKESFILRPFAQNNPDMGGLIGTPGTHHSITHDIYTLITAAASDSQAKAAGVPEEEKTGYEDYDEPATYQVNIGDTLRYRSGYYVIEGVNRDAKLNNIPKGPDDIIVGLKIKVVTADNKTYPVEPVFVIKDGNSYDFNKDVAEQGLRFRFTNILPKEDKLEIMLYQKPLPEKKWVVFKAIKFPFINFFWAGTIIMTIGFGMSIYRRLKDGKFS from the coding sequence ATGGACGTTAATTACGTTGGCGAGCATCTTCTACCGGGACAAATAGGGCAATTCTTTGTGATTCTGGCCTTTGGTTCTGCTATTCTATCTTGTATCAGTTACTTTTTCGCTACACAAGAGCCTGAGAACAGCGCTTGGCGCACCATGGGACGTATCGGTTTTTGGACCAATCTCCTATCGGTGGTTTCGATTGGTTCCCTGCTCTTTTACATTATTTACAACCACTTTTTCGAATATCATTACGCTTGGGCTCACTCTTCGCGGTCCTTGCCCACACATTTTATCATTTCCTCCTTTTGGGAAGGACAAGAAGGTAGTTTTTGGCTTTGGATGTTTTGGCAGGTGGTTCTAGGCTCGGTATTGCTATTTAAAGCCAAAAGCTGGGAGTCGCCTGTGATGACTTTCGTGATGCTAAGCCAATCCTTTCTGGCTTCCATGCTGATCGGCATCGAGGTTTTCGGATCAAGAATTGGTAGTTCGCCTTTTATTCTTTTACGGGATGCGCTAGCTGCACCGATCTTTAAAGATCCCAACTACCTATCGATGATTGCCGATGGAAGTGGATTGAATGCTACCCTACAGAACTATTGGATGGTAATTCACCCACCCACCCTATTTTTGGGCTTTGCATCCATGATTGTCCCCTTCGCTTACGCTGCGGCAGGTTTATGGACAAAACGATTCAAAGAATGGATCACGCCGGGCTTACCTTGGGCGCTTTTTGCCGTGATGGTGCTCGGAGCCGGTATTATTATGGGCTCGTTCTGGGCCTATGAAGCCCTTAACTTCGGTGGCTTTTGGGCTTGGGATCCCGTGGAAAATGTTTCCATTATCCCTTGGTTGACACTGATCGCTGCGGTGCACGTTATGGTAGCTTACAAAAACTCCGGACACGGATTTTTTACGGCGACCTTCCTCGCCTTGATCAGCTTTGTGCTAGTGATCTACGCTTCCTACTTAACACGAAGCGGCGTCTTGGGCGAAACCTCTGTACACTCTTTCACGAGTTTGGGAATGCAGGGACAGCTCATCACTTTCAATGTGACCTTTCTGCTCGTGACCATCCTGTTTTTAGTACTGCGCAATAAAGAAATGCCCTCAACCCAAAAAGAAGAAGACATTTATTCCAGGGAATTTTGGCTGTTTATCGGCGGATTAGTGCTGACTGTAGCGTGTGTGCAAATGATTGCGACAACGTCCATCCCCGTATTCAATGCGATATTCGGGACGAAAGTAGCGCCGCCTATAGATCCTATACCACACTACAATAAATATCAAGGTGCCTTTGCCGTTGTCGTGATGTTGCTGACGGCCTTTACCCAATTCCTCAAATACAAGAAGACGGATAGCCGTAAATTTTGGGCAGCGACCTTGGCATCGTTCGTGATGGCTTTGATTATCGCAGGCTTGATCGTATACTTTGCAAAAGTATACAGCAACGTGATGTATATCCTCTTAACGCTTACCTGTGTATTCTGTTTGTTGGCCAACCTGCGTGTACTTGGGGATGCATTCAAGGGTAAATGGCGATTGGCGGGATCTGCAGTAGCACACATTGGCTTTGCCCTATTACTATTGGGCGCGTTGATCGCTGCGGCGACGAATGAAGTCATGTCGGTCAACGAAAGCAAATATATTGCCGTTCAGAACTTCGGAAAAGAAGGCGATAAGTTCTCCGATCCGGGAGAAAACCTTTTCTTGACACAAGACGAGCCCGTACAAATGGGGGATTACCGCGTCACCTATATTGGCGACAGCGTTGCTCCTCCCAATGTATATTACAAGATAAAATATGAGCAACTGGATGAAGAAAGCGGCAAAGTAAAAGAGTCGTTTATCTTACGTCCTTTCGCACAAAACAATCCGGATATGGGTGGTTTAATCGGGACACCGGGCACTCACCATAGCATAACACATGACATCTATACGCTGATTACAGCGGCGGCATCAGACTCTCAAGCAAAAGCCGCTGGCGTGCCAGAAGAAGAGAAAACAGGTTATGAAGATTATGATGAACCTGCAACCTACCAAGTCAATATTGGCGATACGCTACGCTACCGTAGTGGCTATTACGTTATCGAAGGCGTTAATAGGGATGCCAAACTCAACAATATTCCGAAAGGACCAGACGACATTATTGTAGGACTGAAGATCAAGGTTGTGACCGCAGATAACAAAACCTATCCCGTAGAGCCCGTATTTGTAATTAAGGATGGTAACAGCTACGATTTCAACAAAGACGTTGCCGAACAAGGCTTACGTTTCCGTTTCACCAATATCCTTCCGAAAGAAGATAAATTGGAAATCATGCTGTATCAGAAACCCCTTCCGGAGAAAAAATGGGTGGTGTTTAAGGCCATCAAGTTTCCATTTATCAATTTCTTCTGGGCCGGAACCATCATCATGACGATCGGCTTTGGAATGTCCATCTACCGTCGCTTGAAAGATGGTAAATTCAGCTAG
- a CDS encoding MarR family winged helix-turn-helix transcriptional regulator, whose product MAGNFEHADEFFSFLTGKATAALARRLQRNLKEEGINVTSEQWSLLYYLWIEEGRTQQELACLTFRDKPSVSRLINNLEKIKLVMRVNDKQDKRSNLIFLTKQGRQLREACMRQAKRTIGQAFDGLPYEEMLSAKNTLDVLYTNLK is encoded by the coding sequence ATGGCTGGAAATTTTGAACACGCAGATGAATTTTTTTCATTTTTGACCGGTAAAGCCACCGCCGCACTAGCGAGAAGGCTACAACGCAATTTAAAAGAAGAGGGGATCAACGTCACATCGGAGCAGTGGTCGCTGCTGTATTACCTGTGGATCGAAGAGGGACGAACGCAACAGGAGCTCGCTTGCCTGACATTTCGGGATAAGCCTAGCGTTTCGCGTTTGATCAATAACTTAGAGAAGATCAAATTGGTGATGCGCGTCAACGACAAGCAGGATAAGCGCTCCAATCTTATTTTTTTAACGAAACAGGGGCGACAATTGCGGGAAGCATGTATGCGTCAAGCAAAACGTACTATCGGCCAAGCATTTGATGGGTTGCCTTATGAGGAGATGCTCAGTGCAAAAAATACATTGGATGTATTGTATACAAACTTGAAGTAA
- a CDS encoding dicarboxylate/amino acid:cation symporter, with protein sequence MGKILENYGSILLLLLGISLGSIVGLWIPNVVDYIKPLGDIFLNLLFVSIIPLLFFAISSSVANIQGEQKLGKIIGLMSVVFLVTIVLASIATIVALYLFPVNAGIAPAGGVENPMADNSSWGDRIVSFLTVSEFNDLLSRQSMLAFVIFAFLVGISARRAGTAANAFVNFLQAGNEVMKQLLLLLMKAAPVGLGAYFAFQVKTIGPQLFGFYAKPMALYYSFGTLFFLLFFSLYAFLAYGKKGPAIFWKNNIVPSLTALSTCSSLATMPANLSAAKKIGIPAAIANVVIPLGNTLYKNGSAISSILKIYVAFAMLGWNFFEWGTIITAIGITVLVTIVAGGIPNGGYMGEMLMISVYGLPTEAIPAVMIIGTLVDPLATILNATGDTVAAMLVTRLSKEPFQPQEIS encoded by the coding sequence ATGGGTAAGATTCTAGAAAATTACGGAAGTATACTCCTCCTTCTTTTAGGTATTAGCTTAGGGAGCATTGTCGGGTTATGGATTCCAAACGTGGTCGACTACATCAAACCACTAGGTGACATTTTCCTGAACCTACTATTCGTATCCATTATTCCGCTGTTGTTTTTCGCAATCTCCTCGTCGGTAGCCAATATACAGGGCGAACAAAAACTAGGTAAGATCATCGGATTAATGAGTGTCGTTTTTTTGGTGACGATCGTTTTAGCGTCGATCGCAACCATTGTCGCACTGTACTTATTTCCGGTTAATGCAGGCATCGCACCAGCAGGCGGGGTGGAAAATCCCATGGCCGACAACAGCAGTTGGGGCGACCGTATCGTAAGTTTTCTAACCGTATCCGAGTTCAACGATCTGCTATCGCGACAAAGCATGTTGGCCTTTGTGATATTCGCTTTCCTTGTTGGTATTTCTGCTCGACGCGCCGGCACTGCCGCTAACGCATTCGTAAATTTCCTGCAAGCGGGGAATGAAGTAATGAAGCAGCTGCTGTTGCTGCTGATGAAGGCTGCCCCAGTAGGCTTGGGCGCCTACTTCGCCTTCCAGGTAAAGACCATTGGTCCACAACTTTTCGGCTTCTATGCTAAGCCCATGGCCCTTTACTACAGCTTCGGCACGCTGTTCTTTCTGCTGTTCTTTAGTCTTTATGCTTTTTTGGCCTACGGAAAAAAAGGCCCTGCAATCTTTTGGAAAAACAACATCGTGCCTTCCCTAACCGCATTGAGTACCTGCAGCAGCCTAGCCACAATGCCCGCCAACTTAAGTGCCGCCAAGAAGATCGGTATTCCAGCAGCCATTGCCAATGTGGTGATTCCCTTGGGAAATACGCTCTATAAAAATGGCTCGGCTATCTCGTCGATACTCAAGATTTATGTCGCTTTTGCCATGCTGGGATGGAACTTCTTTGAATGGGGCACAATCATCACCGCAATAGGCATCACGGTGCTGGTTACCATTGTGGCCGGAGGCATCCCCAACGGTGGTTACATGGGCGAGATGCTTATGATTTCCGTCTATGGATTGCCAACGGAAGCCATTCCGGCGGTAATGATCATCGGTACCTTAGTAGATCCACTGGCAACAATCCTGAATGCAACAGGCGATACCGTCGCGGCCATGCTCGTTACACGGCTCTCCAAAGAGCCTTTCCAACCTCAAGAAATAAGCTGA
- a CDS encoding FKBP-type peptidyl-prolyl cis-trans isomerase produces MAIENNNVVTLNYKLHTIEENGEKTFVEETTNENPLTFLYGVGMMLPKFEENIAGLGEGDKTSFTLEAIDAYGEKDDRAVAQLPADMFNETGLPPVGEVLPLQDNQGNQFRAVVIEVTPEAVIADLNHPMAGKTLNFDIEVLAVRPATEEELAHGHAHGADGHSGHE; encoded by the coding sequence ATGGCAATAGAAAACAACAACGTAGTCACGTTGAATTACAAACTTCACACAATCGAAGAAAACGGAGAAAAAACTTTTGTGGAAGAAACGACAAATGAAAACCCTTTAACTTTTCTATATGGCGTAGGTATGATGTTGCCTAAGTTTGAGGAAAATATCGCTGGCTTGGGTGAAGGCGACAAAACATCTTTCACGCTTGAAGCTATTGATGCTTATGGCGAGAAAGACGATCGCGCAGTAGCACAACTTCCTGCAGATATGTTCAACGAAACCGGACTTCCTCCAGTAGGTGAAGTATTGCCTTTGCAAGACAACCAAGGCAATCAGTTCCGTGCTGTGGTTATCGAGGTAACTCCTGAAGCTGTTATCGCCGACTTAAACCACCCGATGGCTGGTAAAACGTTAAATTTTGATATTGAAGTTCTAGCAGTACGTCCTGCAACAGAAGAAGAATTGGCACATGGACATGCGCATGGTGCTGATGGCCACTCAGGACACGAATAG